One window from the genome of Leucobacter aridicollis encodes:
- a CDS encoding aspartate dehydrogenase domain-containing protein, with protein MASVVRGRPPASSRETLADAASELFLEQGYDTTTVADITTRAGVSRSSFFNYFDGKAATFWYALDEHIAKFVEASAAPGRGESPDQAAESLASQIGASPPHTLALAIANADAMGVREELGTGRALRQASLAAALAAGSGSAPARAIPAQIVAAARATAVFAGIWQWAERGAGTTDLEAEILTALRSVDLGRPPAKNVLRVAVVGSGAIGARVIEELATGNVPGAALAGVVTRRADALTQAVGQLAAGVTDFGEDLDAAIRASDIVVECAGIAAAQSIGSRVIASGRDLLIVSIGALADPASREALTGGPGTLRLATGAIGGLDLLAAAARPGGITDGITSASLTSTKDAASLAQPWMSAQQVRELESATEPFVLFEGTVAEAVARYPGSLNVACALAHATGLWRETRVRLIADPRAERTTHEIAAAGAAGEYRFVMTNAVSEMNPTSSAVVAETVLRGIAAIAGPGATFV; from the coding sequence ATGGCATCGGTAGTGCGTGGTCGGCCCCCTGCATCCTCACGGGAGACGCTAGCGGACGCTGCGAGTGAGCTGTTCCTTGAACAGGGGTACGACACGACGACCGTTGCCGACATTACGACGCGGGCAGGCGTCAGCCGATCCTCCTTCTTCAACTATTTCGATGGCAAGGCGGCGACGTTTTGGTACGCGCTCGACGAGCACATTGCCAAGTTCGTCGAGGCGTCTGCGGCGCCAGGGCGCGGTGAAAGCCCGGATCAAGCCGCCGAGTCCTTGGCCAGCCAGATTGGGGCGTCCCCGCCGCACACGCTCGCTTTGGCAATCGCGAACGCCGACGCAATGGGGGTGCGCGAGGAACTCGGAACCGGGAGGGCGCTGCGCCAGGCATCGCTCGCAGCCGCGCTCGCCGCAGGCAGCGGAAGCGCACCCGCAAGAGCAATCCCTGCACAGATCGTCGCGGCTGCTCGGGCTACGGCTGTCTTCGCTGGAATCTGGCAGTGGGCCGAGCGAGGCGCAGGCACGACTGACCTCGAAGCCGAGATCCTGACTGCATTGCGATCCGTCGACCTCGGCCGCCCTCCCGCTAAGAACGTGCTGCGTGTGGCTGTTGTGGGAAGTGGTGCGATCGGTGCGCGGGTCATCGAGGAGCTCGCGACAGGCAACGTCCCAGGCGCCGCGCTTGCGGGCGTCGTGACACGGCGGGCTGATGCGCTCACGCAGGCCGTCGGGCAGCTCGCAGCGGGCGTCACTGACTTCGGTGAGGATCTCGACGCGGCGATCCGCGCGAGCGACATCGTTGTCGAGTGCGCCGGGATCGCCGCAGCACAGTCGATCGGCTCGCGGGTGATCGCTTCTGGGCGCGACCTGCTCATCGTCTCGATCGGCGCGCTCGCAGACCCCGCAAGCCGCGAGGCTCTCACTGGCGGGCCCGGGACACTCCGGCTCGCGACGGGGGCGATCGGTGGTCTCGACCTGCTCGCGGCTGCGGCGCGGCCCGGCGGGATCACTGACGGCATCACGAGCGCAAGCCTCACCTCGACGAAGGACGCTGCCTCGCTCGCGCAGCCGTGGATGAGCGCCCAGCAGGTGCGAGAACTTGAGAGCGCCACTGAGCCGTTCGTCCTGTTCGAGGGGACCGTTGCGGAAGCCGTCGCGCGCTATCCGGGGTCCTTGAACGTCGCGTGTGCGCTCGCCCACGCGACCGGGCTCTGGCGTGAGACGCGCGTGCGGCTCATCGCTGATCCTCGTGCCGAGCGCACTACGCACGAGATCGCCGCGGCCGGAGCTGCGGGGGAGTACAGGTTCGTGATGACGAACGCGGTCTCCGAAATGAACCCGACTTCGAGCGCGGTCGTCGCCGAGACAGTGCTGCGCGGGATCGCCGCGATCGCTGGTCCCGGCGCAACGTTCGTGTAG
- a CDS encoding 2-oxo acid dehydrogenase subunit E2 has protein sequence MNTHTAHSPTTPTHTPSLPHHGTTERVSRIRATIAKRMLDSLDTSAQLTATVEVDCSAISDIRREVKQRFREQEGVGLSYLPFIVHAAVEALRDHPKLNATIDLDAGVISHPDGEHIGIAVDTPRGLLVPVIRDTATLSVRSLATAIAGVASRAQAGKLTAGDLAGGTFTVTNYGSVGTLFDTPIINQPQVAILGTGALTRRPAVIQRADGSESIEARDMMYLSLSYDHRLVDGADAARFLGQVKARLEAGEFDV, from the coding sequence GTGAATACCCACACAGCCCATTCGCCGACGACACCCACCCACACACCGTCGCTACCGCACCACGGCACTACCGAACGAGTCTCGCGGATTCGCGCGACAATCGCGAAACGAATGCTCGACTCGCTCGATACGTCCGCGCAGCTCACTGCGACGGTCGAGGTTGACTGCAGTGCGATCTCAGACATCCGACGCGAAGTGAAACAGCGCTTTCGCGAGCAGGAGGGTGTCGGGCTCAGCTATCTCCCGTTCATTGTGCATGCTGCGGTCGAGGCACTCAGGGATCATCCCAAGCTGAACGCAACGATCGACCTCGACGCCGGGGTCATCAGCCATCCTGACGGCGAACACATTGGCATCGCCGTCGATACGCCCCGTGGCCTGCTCGTGCCCGTCATTCGAGATACCGCCACGCTGTCGGTCCGGTCGCTCGCGACGGCCATCGCGGGCGTCGCCTCACGCGCGCAAGCGGGCAAGCTGACCGCCGGTGATCTCGCCGGCGGTACGTTCACCGTCACGAACTACGGCTCGGTCGGCACGCTCTTCGACACGCCAATCATCAACCAGCCGCAGGTCGCTATCCTCGGAACCGGAGCGCTCACGCGCCGCCCGGCCGTGATCCAGCGTGCCGACGGGTCCGAAAGTATCGAGGCCCGCGACATGATGTACCTCTCCTTGAGCTACGATCATCGGCTCGTTGACGGCGCAGACGCTGCACGGTTCCTTGGGCAGGTCAAAGCCCGGCTCGAAGCAGGCGAGTTCGACGTGTAA
- a CDS encoding AEC family transporter yields the protein MLSVLSTIAPMFVLLGLGMIAGFAPRFRSAQAGLNAFVFTFALPAFLFVAVTNAPIRDGVPLAFVGISLGATALVYALVHLGAFLVRGRGSAGRAGLAPGPLAVASTYGNVGYLGVPIVLSVAGPGAALGAALGQLLHNLLFMVGYPLLKSIRGGTARGGREGERGVWRLLWRLAKGSLLLNPVVLAVVAGAAVNLLDIVVPTVLAASFEMLGGAAVPAAMFAVGLTIKPALAGMRSGAVSVAGVAVASVVKLVALPLLTILAVALFGGGLAPQWVASAVIMAAMPVSSTASVIVFEYDGDVRLVGAATLVTSVAALVTIPLVLSVAG from the coding sequence ATGCTGAGCGTGCTGTCAACGATCGCGCCGATGTTTGTGCTCCTCGGCCTCGGCATGATTGCTGGCTTCGCGCCACGGTTTCGCAGTGCGCAGGCTGGGCTCAACGCCTTTGTGTTCACCTTCGCGCTGCCTGCGTTTCTGTTCGTGGCTGTGACAAACGCGCCGATCCGAGACGGCGTCCCGCTCGCGTTCGTTGGAATCTCGCTCGGGGCTACCGCGCTTGTCTACGCTCTCGTGCACCTTGGGGCCTTTCTCGTTCGCGGGCGTGGGAGCGCGGGGCGGGCTGGCCTCGCTCCCGGCCCGCTTGCTGTCGCTTCGACGTACGGCAACGTCGGGTACCTTGGCGTGCCCATCGTGCTCAGTGTCGCTGGCCCTGGCGCAGCGCTTGGTGCAGCCCTGGGGCAGCTCCTGCACAACCTGCTGTTCATGGTCGGCTACCCGCTACTGAAGTCCATTCGTGGGGGCACGGCGCGCGGTGGTCGCGAGGGTGAGCGGGGCGTCTGGCGGTTGCTCTGGAGGCTCGCAAAAGGCTCGTTGTTGCTGAACCCGGTGGTGCTGGCGGTGGTTGCGGGCGCGGCGGTCAATCTGCTTGACATTGTGGTGCCCACCGTGTTGGCTGCCAGTTTCGAGATGCTTGGGGGCGCCGCTGTGCCCGCTGCGATGTTCGCTGTCGGGCTCACGATCAAGCCCGCTCTTGCGGGGATGCGCTCGGGTGCCGTGTCGGTCGCCGGCGTCGCTGTCGCGTCGGTGGTGAAGCTTGTGGCGCTGCCGCTGCTGACGATCCTTGCTGTGGCGCTCTTCGGGGGCGGCCTGGCGCCCCAATGGGTCGCGTCCGCTGTGATTATGGCTGCGATGCCAGTGTCGTCGACCGCGAGTGTCATCGTCTTTGAGTATGACGGTGACGTGCGTCTCGTCGGTGCGGCAACGCTTGTCACGAGTGTTGCCGCGCTCGTCACGATCCCGCTCGTTCTGTCGGTGGCGGGCTAA